One Citrobacter amalonaticus genomic window carries:
- the acrR gene encoding multidrug efflux transporter transcriptional repressor AcrR, which translates to MARKTKQQAQETRQHILDVALRLFSQQGVSSTSLAEIAKAAGVTRGAIYWHFKNKSDLFSEIWELSESSIGELETEYQAKFPDDPLSVLREILVHLLESTVTEERRRLLMEIIFHKCEFVGEMTIVQQAQRNICLESYDRIEQTLAHCIHSKMLPANLITRRAAVIMRAMISGLMENWLFAPQSFDLKKEARDYVAVLLEMLTFCPTLQSTGPDAVS; encoded by the coding sequence ATGGCACGAAAAACCAAACAACAAGCGCAGGAAACACGACAACACATCCTGGATGTAGCGCTACGGTTGTTCTCGCAACAAGGGGTATCTTCCACCTCGCTGGCGGAGATTGCAAAAGCCGCTGGCGTTACTCGCGGTGCAATCTATTGGCATTTCAAAAACAAGTCGGATTTATTTAGTGAAATCTGGGAACTATCAGAATCCAGTATTGGTGAGCTTGAGACTGAGTATCAGGCAAAATTCCCCGACGATCCACTATCAGTGTTAAGAGAAATACTCGTTCATCTCCTTGAATCTACCGTGACAGAAGAACGGCGACGTTTATTGATGGAGATTATATTCCACAAATGTGAATTTGTGGGAGAAATGACTATAGTCCAGCAGGCGCAAAGAAACATCTGTCTCGAAAGCTATGATCGGATCGAACAAACGTTAGCCCATTGTATTCATTCAAAAATGTTGCCTGCAAATTTGATTACGCGGCGGGCGGCGGTGATCATGCGCGCCATGATTTCAGGTCTGATGGAAAACTGGCTTTTTGCTCCACAATCGTTTGATCTCAAAAAAGAAGCGCGGGATTACGTCGCCGTGTTGCTGGAAATGTTAACATTTTGCCCCACGCTACAGTCGACGGGGCCTGACGCCGTGTCCTGA